The following are encoded together in the Triticum dicoccoides isolate Atlit2015 ecotype Zavitan chromosome 6B, WEW_v2.0, whole genome shotgun sequence genome:
- the LOC119325045 gene encoding geranylgeranyl pyrophosphate synthase 7, chloroplastic-like, producing MAKVAPFLLHHATPLPNLKLHSPPRSTSLHARHSTPGLARCAVTAPTSTTTTTVLQDEEPFSLERYMASKAATVNEALDRALPPGHPERLLESMRYSLLAGGKRVRPMLALAACALVGGDEAAAEPVACAVEMVHAMSLVHDDLPCMDDDDLRRGRPTNHVAFGVSTALLAGDALLALAFEHLARGCAERGVPADRALRAVAELAGAVGAGGLAAGQVVDLASEGADVGLATLEYIHVHKTARLLEAAAVCGAIVAGGADEEVEGIRRYARYVGLLFQVVDDVLDVTLTSEQLGKTAGKDLATDKATYPKLMGVDGARAYAAELVASAEAELDRFDAARTQPLRHLARFIAYRQH from the coding sequence ATGGCCAAGGTCGCGCCATTTCTCCTCCACCATGCGACGCCACTGCCCAATCTCAAGCTCCATAGTCCTCCGAGAAGCACTTCACTTCATGCCAGGCATTCCACTCCCGGCCTCGCACGGTGCGCCGTGACGGCTCCgacgagcaccaccaccaccaccgtgttGCAGGACGAGGAGCCCTTCAGCCTCGAGCGGTACATGGCGTCCAAGGCGGCGACCGTGAACGAGGCGCTCGACCGCGCGCTGCCGCCCGGGCACCCCGAGCGCCTCCTCGAGTCCATGCGCTACTCGCTCCTCGCCGGCGGCAAGCGGGTGCGCCCCATGCTCGCGCTCGCCGCGTGCGCGCTGGTGGGCGGCGACGAGGCCGCCGCCGAGCCCGTCGCCTGCGCCGTCGAGATGGTCCACGCCATGTCGCTCGTCCACGATGACCTCCCCTGCATGGACGACGACGACCTCCGGCGCGGCCGCCCCACCAACCACGTCGCCTTCGGCGTCAGCACCGCGCTGCTCGCGGGGGACGCGCTCCTGGCGCTCGCGTTCGAGCACCTCGCCCGGGGCTGCGCGGAGCGCGGCGTGCCGGCCGACCGCGCGCTCCGCGCCGTGGCGGAGCTCGCGGGCGCCGTGGGCGCGGGTGGGCTCGCGGCGGGGCAGGTCGTGGACCTTGCCAGCGAGGGCGCCGACGTCGGCCTTGCCACGCTGGAGTACATCCACGTGCACAAGACGGCGCGGCTCCTGGAGGCCGCGGCGGTGTGCGGCGCCATCGTCGCCGGAGGAGCCGATGAGGAGGTCGAGGGCATCCGGCGGTACGCGCGTTACGTCGGCCTGCTGTTCCAGGTGGTGGACGACGTGCTGGACGTGACCCTCACGTCCGAGCAGCTGGGGAAGACGGCAGGGAAGGACTTGGCCACCGACAAGGCCACGTACCCGAAGCTGATGGGCGTGGACGGGGCGCGCGCGTACGCCGCCGAGCTTGTGGCGAGCGCCGAGGCAGAGCTAGACCGCTTCGACGCTGCTCGTACACAGCCTCTGCGTCACCTCGCGCGCTTCATTGCGTACCGGCAGCACTGA
- the LOC119323800 gene encoding polyadenylate-binding protein RBP45-like isoform X1 gives MMPQPQPGVVPPQWGAIPPPMPPHHLYAPPPPQMWGQPLPPQQAAYGQQAAYYGRPAAPTQAPAGPNEVRTLWLGDLQYWMDENYVYNCFAGTGEVQSVKLIRDKQTGQLQGYGFIEFTSRAGAERALQTFNGAMMPNAEMAYRLNWATAGGKHDDGADYTIFVGDLAADVTDYVLQETFRVQYPSVKGAKVVTDKLTMRPKGYGFVKFGDPTEQTRAMTEMNGRLCSSRPMRIGPAANKQKATGVQEKVPSSQGVQTDNDPSNSTIFVGGLDPNATEDVLKQVFTPYGDVVHVKIPVGKRCGFVQYASRSSAEEALLMLQGTMIGGQNVRLSWGRSPSNKQVQSQQDFNHWGGATANAGYYGYAQGYGAYGYAATQPQDPNMYGYGTYAGYPNYPQQVAQQPQQEPVKSSLNVDAV, from the exons ATGATGCCCCAGCCGCAGCCCGGCGTCGTCCCGCCGCAGTGGGGCGCCATCCCACCGCCCATGCCGCCTCACCACCTctacgcgccgccgcccccgcagaTGTGGGGCCAGCCGCTGCCGCCCCAGCAGGCAGCGTATGGGCAGCAGGCCGCGTACTACGGCCGGCCGGCTGCCCCGACGCAGGCGCCCGCTGGGCCCAACGAGGTCAGGACACTCTGGTTAGGGGACCTGCAGTACTGGATGGACGAGAACTACGTCTACAATTGCTTCGCGGGCACCGGCGAG GTGCAATCTGTGAAGCTGATTCGGGACAAGCAGACTGGACAACTTCAAGGTTATGGCTTCATTGAATTCACAAGCCGTGCTGGCGCTGAAAGAGCTCTTCAGACATTCAACGGGGCAATGATGCCAAATGCTGAGATGGCATACAGATTGAACTGGGCGACTGCTGGTGGAAAACATGATGATGGCGCTGATTACACAATATTTGTTGGTGATTTGGCTGCTGATGTCACAGACTACGTATTGCAAGAGACATTTAGGGTACAGTATCCCTCTGTTAAGGGTGCAAAAGTTGTAACGGATAAACTGACAATGCGCCCAAAGGGCTATGGCTTTGTGAAATTTGGTGATCCCACGGAGCAAACTCGTGCAATGACTGAAATGAATGGGAGGCTCTGTTCTTCAAGGCCCATGCGTATCGGACCAGCTGCAAATAAGCAAAAAGCAACTGGAGTTCAAGAGAAAG TACCAAGTTCTCAGGGGGTTCAGACTGACAATGATCCTAGCAATTCCACT ATATTTGTTGGTGGCCTTGACCCCAACGCTACTGAGGATGTTTTGAAACAAGTTTTCACTCCATATGGTGATGTGGTCCATGTTAAGATACCTGTTGGCAAAAGATgtggttttgttcaatatgctaGCAG ATCCTCTGCGGAGGAAGCCCTGCTAATGCTGCAAGGTACCATGATTGGAGGGCAGAACGTGAGGCTTTCATGGGGTCGAAGCCCTTCAAACAAACAAGTTCAG TCTCAACAGGACTTCAACCACTGGGGTGGTGCTACTGCTAATGCTGGCTACTATGGCTACGCACAAGGCTACGGGGCTTATGGATATGCTGCTACTCAACCTCAGGACCCAAACATGTATGGGTATGGGACATATGCTGGCTACCCAAACTATCCACAACAAGTAGCACAGCAGCCGCAGCAGGAACCTGTAAAATCTTCGCTAAATGTAGATGCCGTCTGA
- the LOC119323800 gene encoding polyadenylate-binding protein RBP45-like isoform X2: MMPQPQPGVVPPQWGAIPPPMPPHHLYAPPPPQMWGQPLPPQQAAYGQQAAYYGRPAAPTQAPAGPNEVRTLWLGDLQYWMDENYVYNCFAGTGEVQSVKLIRDKQTGQLQGYGFIEFTSRAGAERALQTFNGAMMPNAEMAYRLNWATAGGKHDDGADYTIFVGDLAADVTDYVLQETFRVQYPSVKGAKVVTDKLTMRPKGYGFVKFGDPTEQTRAMTEMNGRLCSSRPMRIGPAANKQKATGVQEKVPSSQGVQTDNDPSNSTIFVGGLDPNATEDVLKQVFTPYGDVVHVKIPVGKRCGFVQYASRSSAEEALLMLQGTMIGGQNVRLSWGRSPSNKQVQDFNHWGGATANAGYYGYAQGYGAYGYAATQPQDPNMYGYGTYAGYPNYPQQVAQQPQQEPVKSSLNVDAV; encoded by the exons ATGATGCCCCAGCCGCAGCCCGGCGTCGTCCCGCCGCAGTGGGGCGCCATCCCACCGCCCATGCCGCCTCACCACCTctacgcgccgccgcccccgcagaTGTGGGGCCAGCCGCTGCCGCCCCAGCAGGCAGCGTATGGGCAGCAGGCCGCGTACTACGGCCGGCCGGCTGCCCCGACGCAGGCGCCCGCTGGGCCCAACGAGGTCAGGACACTCTGGTTAGGGGACCTGCAGTACTGGATGGACGAGAACTACGTCTACAATTGCTTCGCGGGCACCGGCGAG GTGCAATCTGTGAAGCTGATTCGGGACAAGCAGACTGGACAACTTCAAGGTTATGGCTTCATTGAATTCACAAGCCGTGCTGGCGCTGAAAGAGCTCTTCAGACATTCAACGGGGCAATGATGCCAAATGCTGAGATGGCATACAGATTGAACTGGGCGACTGCTGGTGGAAAACATGATGATGGCGCTGATTACACAATATTTGTTGGTGATTTGGCTGCTGATGTCACAGACTACGTATTGCAAGAGACATTTAGGGTACAGTATCCCTCTGTTAAGGGTGCAAAAGTTGTAACGGATAAACTGACAATGCGCCCAAAGGGCTATGGCTTTGTGAAATTTGGTGATCCCACGGAGCAAACTCGTGCAATGACTGAAATGAATGGGAGGCTCTGTTCTTCAAGGCCCATGCGTATCGGACCAGCTGCAAATAAGCAAAAAGCAACTGGAGTTCAAGAGAAAG TACCAAGTTCTCAGGGGGTTCAGACTGACAATGATCCTAGCAATTCCACT ATATTTGTTGGTGGCCTTGACCCCAACGCTACTGAGGATGTTTTGAAACAAGTTTTCACTCCATATGGTGATGTGGTCCATGTTAAGATACCTGTTGGCAAAAGATgtggttttgttcaatatgctaGCAG ATCCTCTGCGGAGGAAGCCCTGCTAATGCTGCAAGGTACCATGATTGGAGGGCAGAACGTGAGGCTTTCATGGGGTCGAAGCCCTTCAAACAAACAAGTTCAG GACTTCAACCACTGGGGTGGTGCTACTGCTAATGCTGGCTACTATGGCTACGCACAAGGCTACGGGGCTTATGGATATGCTGCTACTCAACCTCAGGACCCAAACATGTATGGGTATGGGACATATGCTGGCTACCCAAACTATCCACAACAAGTAGCACAGCAGCCGCAGCAGGAACCTGTAAAATCTTCGCTAAATGTAGATGCCGTCTGA